A stretch of Calditrichota bacterium DNA encodes these proteins:
- a CDS encoding NfeD family protein, with the protein MAKKDTIKRYILFQIPELLVTFLVLIIIHHFLEFPFWIVWVVMAGAIIKDVIMFHYTWTAYIVHSPEDYANVKGKSCIAVEDFEEKGMVSINGELWKARSENPVIKDDKLIVQKIDGLELFVKKI; encoded by the coding sequence ATGGCAAAAAAAGATACTATAAAACGCTACATCCTTTTCCAAATTCCCGAGTTGCTTGTTACTTTCCTTGTGCTGATTATTATCCATCATTTTTTAGAATTTCCTTTTTGGATTGTTTGGGTTGTAATGGCCGGGGCAATTATTAAAGATGTGATAATGTTTCATTATACCTGGACGGCTTACATTGTGCACAGTCCGGAAGATTACGCCAATGTTAAAGGAAAATCCTGTATTGCTGTAGAAGATTTTGAAGAAAAGGGTATGGTGAGTATAAATGGTGAGCTGTGGAAAGCACGTTCGGAAAACCCGGTCATTAAAGATGACAAGCTAATTGTGCAAAAAATTGATGGCTTGGAATTGTTTGTAAAAAAAATCTAA
- a CDS encoding deoxynucleoside kinase: MKRTNFKYIAIEGVIGAGKTSLAAKLADWYGAHPVMEEFETNPFLGDFYTDRRRYAFQTQIFFLLSRFRQQEQLRQYDLFHSKIISDYIFQKDRIFATTNLSEAEMKLYDGLARIMEQQIAVPDFVIYLKTSTSRLMANIRKRNRDYEKDMSEEYINTLNELYDSFFAHYSKTTLITINMDDVDFINSKADFRDIVKQISKITEK; the protein is encoded by the coding sequence ATGAAACGTACTAATTTTAAATATATTGCAATTGAGGGTGTTATCGGGGCAGGAAAAACAAGCCTGGCAGCTAAATTAGCAGATTGGTATGGCGCCCACCCGGTTATGGAAGAGTTTGAAACAAATCCATTTTTAGGGGATTTTTATACAGACCGAAGGCGATATGCTTTTCAGACTCAGATCTTTTTTTTGCTAAGCCGTTTTCGCCAACAGGAACAATTAAGGCAGTATGATTTGTTTCATTCTAAAATAATCAGCGATTATATTTTTCAAAAAGACCGTATTTTTGCAACAACGAACCTTTCAGAAGCTGAGATGAAACTTTATGACGGACTGGCGCGAATAATGGAACAGCAAATTGCAGTCCCGGATTTTGTTATTTATCTTAAAACATCAACTTCACGTTTAATGGCCAATATCCGTAAAAGAAACCGTGATTATGAAAAAGATATGAGTGAAGAATATATTAATACCTTGAATGAATTATACGACTCATTTTTTGCTCATTATTCAAAAACGACACTTATAACAATTAATATGGATGATGTTGATTTCATTAATTCAAAAGCTGATTTCCGAGATATAGTTAAACAAATTTCGAAAATCACAGAAAAATAA
- a CDS encoding formamidopyrimidine-DNA glycosylase, which yields MPEYPDITVYIERLKSMIEGKQLQKIRFASPFFLRSLDPPVGSINDSKILDIIRIGKRITFEFEDEYFAVLHLMISGRLYWRKPEYKMSIKRDLATFDFDDGSLLITEAATKKRASLHLVKGREQLELFNPGGLEIFSTSFDEFKNAITEENHTLKRTLTDPRILSGIGNAYSDEILHRAKLSPILQSQKMDDGQIENLLEKIKEVLLEWTERLRDEAGEKLPEKVTAFHKQMAVHGRYGQQCPVCNTTVQRIRYVANETNYCPQCQTGGKLLADRSLSRLLKKDWPRTPEELDEKLGRKT from the coding sequence TTGCCAGAATATCCTGATATTACTGTTTATATCGAACGCCTCAAATCAATGATCGAAGGCAAACAACTTCAGAAAATCCGCTTTGCCAGCCCCTTTTTCCTTAGATCACTTGATCCACCCGTTGGTTCCATAAATGATTCAAAAATTTTGGATATAATCAGAATTGGTAAACGAATTACCTTTGAATTTGAGGATGAATATTTTGCAGTTTTGCATTTAATGATCAGCGGACGTCTTTACTGGCGTAAACCAGAATATAAAATGTCTATAAAGCGGGATTTAGCAACATTCGATTTTGATGATGGTTCTCTGTTGATAACCGAAGCTGCAACAAAAAAACGGGCTTCTTTGCACCTTGTAAAAGGCCGGGAACAACTCGAGTTATTTAATCCCGGTGGTCTTGAAATATTCTCTACTTCCTTTGATGAATTTAAAAATGCAATTACTGAAGAAAACCACACTTTAAAAAGAACACTTACCGATCCCCGCATCCTGAGCGGAATTGGCAACGCTTATTCGGATGAAATATTGCATCGTGCTAAACTATCGCCAATACTCCAATCACAAAAAATGGATGATGGGCAAATTGAAAACCTGCTTGAAAAAATAAAAGAAGTTTTACTCGAATGGACAGAACGGTTACGGGATGAAGCGGGAGAAAAATTACCGGAGAAAGTCACCGCCTTTCATAAACAAATGGCGGTTCATGGGCGCTATGGCCAGCAGTGCCCGGTTTGCAATACAACTGTTCAAAGAATCCGCTATGTGGCAAATGAAACCAACTATTGCCCGCAATGTCAAACCGGTGGTAAATTGCTTGCAGACAGGTCGTTATCACGTTTACTAAAAAAGGATTGGCCGCGTACACCGGAAGAGCTTGATGAAAAACTTGGCCGTAAAACTTGA
- the folK gene encoding 2-amino-4-hydroxy-6-hydroxymethyldihydropteridine diphosphokinase: protein MIYYLSLGSNVGNRLEYLQNAVVGLNHIGQIKKKSFVYSSEPIGDKNQAEFFNAVVKLEAEIEPNLLLKKIKQLEENIGRTKTYRWGPREIDIDIIEYSGPEIDTEKLAIPHIQMEKRKFVLLPLLEIEKGFKTRTGQTIDQILLQNEDKSLVTPARHIW from the coding sequence ATGATATATTATTTGTCCTTAGGAAGCAATGTTGGTAACAGACTGGAATATTTACAAAATGCGGTGGTCGGCTTAAATCACATCGGGCAGATTAAAAAAAAATCTTTCGTTTATAGCAGCGAACCAATTGGCGATAAAAACCAGGCAGAATTTTTTAATGCTGTGGTTAAATTAGAAGCAGAAATTGAGCCAAATCTGCTGTTAAAAAAAATCAAACAATTGGAAGAAAATATTGGCCGAACCAAAACTTATCGCTGGGGGCCAAGGGAAATTGATATTGATATCATCGAGTATTCTGGCCCGGAAATTGACACTGAAAAATTAGCTATTCCGCATATACAAATGGAAAAACGCAAATTTGTATTACTGCCATTATTGGAAATTGAAAAAGGATTTAAAACGCGGACCGGGCAGACGATTGATCAAATTCTGCTGCAAAACGAGGATAAAAGCTTAGTGACACCTGCAAGGCATATTTGGTAA
- a CDS encoding DEAD/DEAH box helicase family protein produces the protein MKINIKDLKDKVPDIIFRQGLDYFKDGRVKIQNTDNLSVMATVHGTYPYVVKLSVDNNSFTSTCTCPYKYVCKHAVSVALKVIEDQSTTEESTEIATTDWREYFDRLIAIQQVDSEFSQEVRWKLIYIIHITENYWNIKPVKVYMKKDGTYGRVQEPSFNELSAQNVFRTSGDLITISYLERLQSQQSTVYFRGRLETSYLKFGLDAGQIFNLLRTSELHIKNDDGTIGTRIRFGRKPWQLRFKLILEEHSYRFQPFFQRDEEEVIIDHTTNILTVNPIWFYREGKLHHCMFPLSYSYIKSFVDEKLHIGVTKDEYESFISDYLAKLPIFPYVDFPAGIEVYEIRDVSESRLYIEEMDDQLVVSLSFMYENIEIIFSQSNDQYLQYDNETRQIIRVHRDLDMEQVQRDKVLDSGIVEDTPGLFYATFEDSLEWLFDGLPALANDGFVIMGEESLVRFRVKRAKGDFGVNISSETDWFDIELNLEFDGIPVSLSELKKALRANKKYIKLRDGSIARLPEKLIEKFNYIINFGKVDDNSIRFENHHMTFVDRLLAEADHKKLDVMSQDKLKKLDTFEKIKTYSLPANFKGELRDYQKAGYDWMNFLKEFSFGGLLADDMGLGKTIQALSLLLNVAAKNPKSTSLIIAPTSVVFNWVNEIARFTPDLTHLVHYGTRRSKDIRRLKKYQLVLTTYGHLRRDVSFLKDMRFTYVILDESQNIKNPQSETSKAVRLLEAQSRLALTGTPVENNTMDLWSQFAFVNPGLLGDQAFFKDSFMRPIEKDKNVQVADTLKRLIFPFILRRTKEDVATELPPKVESITHSPMLEAQQALYDKWRISYRDNIMEEIESKGVNKSKFKVLEGLTKLRQIACHPGLVTKSFNESSGKFEALKEMVEEIISENHKVLIFSQFVQMLQIIKRYFDETGIVYSYLDGSTKDRATPVKNFQEVDEVKTFLISLKAGGTGLNLTAADYVIHFDPWWNPAVEMQATDRAYRIGQTRKVFAYKLISLNSVEEKIVKMQESKRALVESLISTEETFFKSLNKEDILELFE, from the coding sequence TTGAAAATTAACATTAAAGATTTAAAAGATAAAGTACCCGATATTATTTTCCGTCAAGGACTCGATTATTTCAAAGACGGACGAGTAAAAATTCAGAATACCGACAATCTTTCCGTGATGGCAACTGTTCATGGCACCTACCCTTATGTTGTAAAATTAAGTGTTGATAATAATTCATTTACAAGCACATGCACATGCCCCTATAAATATGTGTGCAAGCACGCCGTTTCAGTTGCCCTAAAAGTTATTGAAGATCAGTCCACAACAGAAGAAAGCACCGAAATTGCAACCACAGACTGGCGAGAATATTTTGACCGCCTGATTGCGATCCAACAAGTTGATAGTGAATTTTCCCAGGAAGTTCGCTGGAAATTGATTTATATAATCCACATCACAGAAAACTATTGGAATATTAAGCCTGTTAAAGTTTACATGAAAAAAGACGGCACCTATGGCCGCGTTCAGGAACCGTCATTTAATGAACTATCTGCACAAAATGTTTTCCGTACATCGGGCGATTTAATCACGATTTCATATCTGGAAAGATTACAATCACAGCAATCAACAGTTTATTTTCGTGGGAGGCTGGAAACAAGCTATTTGAAATTTGGTCTGGATGCCGGGCAAATTTTTAACCTTTTACGTACCAGCGAACTGCATATAAAAAATGATGATGGTACCATTGGTACACGTATCCGTTTTGGAAGGAAACCATGGCAGCTCCGATTTAAACTTATCCTGGAAGAGCACAGTTATCGTTTTCAACCATTTTTCCAGCGGGATGAAGAAGAAGTTATTATTGACCACACGACCAATATTTTAACAGTTAACCCGATTTGGTTTTACCGGGAAGGTAAACTGCATCACTGCATGTTTCCGCTAAGCTACTCTTATATTAAGTCTTTTGTGGATGAAAAACTGCACATCGGTGTTACAAAAGATGAATACGAATCTTTTATTTCGGATTACCTGGCAAAACTGCCCATTTTCCCTTATGTGGATTTTCCTGCAGGGATTGAAGTTTATGAGATTCGCGATGTTTCTGAAAGCAGGCTATATATAGAAGAGATGGATGATCAACTGGTTGTTTCACTCTCATTTATGTATGAAAATATTGAGATTATTTTCAGCCAGAGTAATGATCAATATCTGCAATATGACAATGAAACCCGGCAAATTATCAGGGTTCATCGCGATTTGGATATGGAGCAGGTTCAACGGGATAAAGTATTGGATAGCGGTATTGTTGAAGATACTCCGGGATTGTTTTATGCCACCTTTGAAGATTCACTGGAGTGGTTGTTTGACGGTTTGCCTGCGCTCGCTAATGATGGCTTTGTTATAATGGGTGAAGAGAGCTTGGTTAGGTTTAGGGTGAAACGTGCCAAAGGTGATTTTGGTGTAAATATATCATCGGAAACAGATTGGTTTGATATAGAATTAAACCTGGAGTTCGATGGTATTCCCGTAAGCTTATCTGAGTTAAAGAAAGCCCTACGCGCCAATAAAAAGTATATAAAACTGCGTGATGGAAGTATTGCACGTCTTCCTGAAAAACTGATTGAGAAATTTAATTATATCATCAACTTTGGTAAAGTGGATGACAATTCAATCCGTTTTGAAAACCACCACATGACTTTTGTGGACAGGTTATTGGCTGAGGCGGATCATAAAAAACTGGACGTAATGAGCCAGGATAAACTGAAAAAACTCGATACGTTTGAAAAAATAAAAACATATTCTTTACCTGCAAATTTTAAAGGGGAATTACGAGATTACCAAAAAGCCGGTTATGACTGGATGAACTTTTTAAAAGAGTTTTCATTTGGCGGCCTGCTTGCGGATGATATGGGACTTGGTAAAACTATTCAGGCACTTTCTTTGTTGTTGAACGTGGCTGCCAAAAATCCAAAATCTACCAGCTTGATCATTGCACCTACTTCCGTTGTGTTTAACTGGGTTAATGAAATAGCCCGTTTTACACCGGATCTAACTCATCTTGTCCACTATGGAACACGTCGTTCCAAAGATATTCGCCGTTTAAAAAAATATCAGCTTGTTTTAACAACCTATGGCCATTTGCGGCGGGACGTCAGCTTTCTTAAGGATATGCGTTTTACTTATGTTATTCTGGATGAATCACAAAACATTAAAAATCCGCAATCTGAAACGTCAAAAGCAGTTCGTCTTTTGGAAGCGCAAAGCCGCCTGGCATTAACAGGCACGCCTGTTGAAAACAATACCATGGATCTATGGTCGCAATTTGCTTTTGTAAACCCAGGATTATTAGGTGACCAGGCATTTTTTAAAGACTCATTTATGCGCCCGATTGAGAAAGATAAAAATGTACAGGTAGCCGATACTTTGAAACGGCTGATTTTCCCTTTTATCCTTCGGCGCACCAAAGAAGATGTTGCGACAGAATTGCCACCAAAAGTAGAAAGTATTACACATTCTCCAATGCTGGAAGCACAACAGGCTTTGTACGACAAATGGCGCATTAGCTACCGCGATAATATTATGGAAGAAATTGAATCCAAAGGGGTTAATAAATCCAAATTTAAAGTATTGGAAGGTTTGACAAAACTTCGCCAGATTGCTTGTCATCCCGGTTTGGTGACAAAGTCTTTCAATGAAAGCTCCGGGAAATTTGAAGCACTAAAGGAAATGGTTGAGGAGATTATTTCTGAAAACCATAAGGTGCTTATTTTTAGCCAATTTGTGCAGATGTTACAAATTATAAAACGCTATTTTGATGAAACCGGTATTGTCTATTCTTATCTCGATGGTTCTACAAAAGACAGGGCGACTCCTGTAAAGAATTTTCAGGAAGTAGATGAAGTTAAAACATTTTTAATCAGCCTAAAAGCAGGTGGTACCGGGTTAAACCTCACTGCTGCCGATTATGTAATCCATTTTGATCCATGGTGGAACCCGGCCGTGGAAATGCAGGCCACTGACCGCGCTTACCGCATTGGGCAAACACGAAAAGTTTTTGCTTATAAATTAATCTCTTTGAACAGTGTGGAAGAGAAGATTGTTAAAATGCAGGAAAGCAAACGGGCTTTGGTAGAATCGCTTATTTCTACTGAAGAGACTTTCTTTAAATCGCTAAACAAAGAAGATATCCTGGAACTATTTGAATAA
- a CDS encoding serine/threonine-protein phosphatase encodes MERTKIMNREEYMVAMDTLFTGYEREEIHKYGLEHILDKIIYQHGDLIEKNYHLEKQLDTVKTDLNNASMAQINLLPTKIDFTSKLDFAARFIPSQYVSGDTYNVFRLDEDHVGLYQIDISGHGVAAALFSVSLSQMLNANISNKNLLKTVLKNKPYYMINSPSRVLSLLNDEKFFERYQIFFTMIYMIINIRTGDLQFSRAGHNPPIILRADGCIQQSKEGGLPIGWDFDRVDPVINYQLEKGDRIFLYSDGICEARNHDKTWFGDERLNSVIKKNISNSLDETLNDTIRELSQFTGSIKFEDDISILGLTYLG; translated from the coding sequence ATGGAACGGACAAAAATTATGAACCGTGAAGAATACATGGTTGCAATGGATACGCTTTTTACTGGTTATGAACGTGAAGAAATCCATAAATATGGTTTAGAGCATATCCTTGATAAAATAATCTATCAACATGGCGATCTCATTGAAAAAAACTATCATTTAGAAAAGCAGCTTGATACAGTAAAAACTGATCTAAACAATGCAAGTATGGCACAAATAAACCTTTTGCCAACCAAGATTGATTTTACATCAAAACTCGATTTTGCGGCGCGCTTTATTCCCTCGCAGTATGTATCGGGCGATACTTATAATGTTTTCCGTTTGGATGAGGATCACGTCGGTTTGTACCAAATTGATATTTCCGGGCATGGTGTTGCCGCGGCTTTATTCAGTGTAAGTTTATCTCAGATGCTCAACGCAAATATATCCAATAAAAATTTGTTAAAAACCGTTCTGAAAAATAAACCTTATTATATGATTAATTCTCCGTCCAGGGTTTTATCATTATTAAATGATGAAAAGTTTTTTGAGCGCTACCAGATTTTTTTTACAATGATTTATATGATAATTAATATCCGAACGGGAGACCTGCAGTTTAGTCGTGCTGGCCACAACCCACCAATTATTCTACGCGCTGATGGATGTATCCAGCAGAGTAAGGAAGGTGGCTTGCCAATTGGTTGGGACTTTGACAGGGTTGATCCTGTAATAAATTACCAGTTGGAAAAAGGTGATAGAATATTTCTTTACTCCGATGGGATTTGTGAAGCGAGAAACCATGACAAAACCTGGTTCGGGGATGAACGCCTAAATTCCGTGATTAAAAAAAATATTTCCAATTCCCTGGATGAAACCCTCAATGATACAATCCGCGAACTTTCCCAGTTTACAGGCAGCATAAAATTTGAGGATGATATTTCTATTTTGGGCTTAACTTATTTGGGATAA
- a CDS encoding enoyl-CoA hydratase/isomerase family protein, translated as MKYLKIEKHGERFDLILNRSNKFNALNRPLLEELFSTFNELEKDKQCRLVVLRSATDKAFCSGVDLDQLLSFKSIEEARSFALMFDETMIRLLKFPKPIIAAIDGLAFGGGFALASAADLRIITENGKIAFPAGRLGAVLPPALTFMLNALVGIGISRDLLMTGRVVNADESFRLRLVNRLVNSSDIENSIDKEVHEILKSSDTALQMTRRITNQQLLVEIEKYNLTGAENFAFLASTEEWQKRVASFFNKNKK; from the coding sequence ATGAAATACTTAAAAATTGAAAAACATGGTGAACGCTTCGATCTGATTTTAAACAGATCCAATAAGTTTAATGCTTTAAACCGCCCTCTTCTGGAAGAGCTGTTCAGCACATTTAACGAACTTGAAAAAGACAAACAATGTCGTTTGGTGGTTTTACGCAGTGCCACAGATAAGGCTTTTTGCTCGGGTGTCGACCTGGACCAGCTGCTCTCCTTCAAATCTATTGAAGAGGCGCGTAGTTTTGCACTCATGTTTGATGAGACCATGATCCGCTTATTAAAATTTCCAAAACCTATTATTGCGGCCATTGACGGATTGGCTTTTGGCGGTGGTTTTGCGCTTGCTTCCGCTGCTGATTTACGCATCATTACTGAAAATGGAAAAATTGCATTTCCTGCCGGGCGGCTTGGTGCAGTGCTGCCCCCTGCGTTAACTTTTATGCTTAATGCCCTTGTCGGTATTGGTATTAGCAGGGATTTATTAATGACAGGCCGCGTTGTAAATGCCGATGAATCATTTCGTTTGCGTCTGGTAAATCGCTTAGTTAATTCATCAGATATTGAAAATTCAATAGACAAAGAGGTGCATGAAATTTTAAAGAGCTCTGATACCGCTCTTCAAATGACTCGCCGTATTACAAACCAACAGCTGCTTGTTGAGATTGAAAAATATAATCTTACCGGTGCGGAGAATTTTGCTTTTCTTGCTTCGACTGAGGAATGGCAAAAGAGGGTTGCTTCTTTTTTTAATAAAAACAAGAAGTAG
- the folB gene encoding dihydroneopterin aldolase: MDKIRLKNIVFYAHHGYYKAERELGQKFEIDIEVACSLRESAISDDLDKTIDYSNIYDIAKKSFEQYKFKLLETVAEKMAGEILKLSGIKSVLIKVRKPHVPMNGLLDYVEIEIEREN, from the coding sequence ATGGATAAAATAAGATTGAAAAACATTGTCTTTTACGCGCACCACGGCTATTACAAAGCAGAACGCGAACTGGGACAAAAATTTGAAATTGATATAGAAGTTGCATGCAGCCTGCGCGAAAGTGCAATTAGTGATGACCTTGACAAAACAATCGACTACAGTAATATTTATGATATTGCCAAAAAAAGCTTTGAGCAATACAAATTTAAGTTGCTGGAAACAGTAGCGGAGAAAATGGCTGGCGAAATTTTAAAACTTTCTGGAATCAAATCTGTTTTAATAAAAGTACGTAAACCACACGTTCCTATGAATGGATTGTTGGATTATGTGGAAATTGAAATTGAGAGGGAAAATTAA
- a CDS encoding NUDIX domain-containing protein, whose amino-acid sequence MTLNRKEIINNFTIGFFPILIFLIADWLYGAMIGIIVALTIGFIELGYFYIKNKKIEKFILFDIGLLVMFGVVSLLLEDDFFFKLKPAVLELILVVVLAIHGFTNKPLLLLMGKRYLPNVSLQPFQEKLIRVMTQVMSVILFLHALLIVWSAQYASKEMWAFISGGLFYIIIALLFGGQWFYIKFYKNKMTPSAKPGEEWFDQVDQNGKVLGKAPRSHFHGNPKLIHPVVHVHVFNKQGRLFLQKRIETKELYPGFWDTAVGGHVSAGENIHNAMLREAQEELGLNAAKAQPIFRYVMRNNWESELIHTYKIVHNGPFKLCPVEISDGRFWTMFEIRKNLGKGIFTPNFEQEFAMLEKAGLV is encoded by the coding sequence ATGACCCTGAATAGAAAAGAAATCATCAATAACTTTACAATTGGGTTCTTCCCCATCCTCATCTTTTTAATTGCTGACTGGCTTTATGGCGCTATGATTGGGATTATTGTGGCTTTAACAATTGGCTTTATTGAGCTGGGTTACTTCTATATTAAAAATAAAAAGATTGAAAAATTTATTCTTTTTGACATTGGCCTGCTGGTAATGTTTGGAGTTGTTTCGCTCCTTTTAGAAGATGATTTTTTCTTTAAACTAAAACCGGCCGTTTTAGAACTTATCCTGGTTGTTGTATTAGCGATCCATGGATTTACAAATAAACCGCTGTTGCTATTAATGGGCAAACGTTATTTACCAAACGTTTCACTACAACCTTTTCAGGAAAAACTGATTCGGGTAATGACACAGGTAATGTCTGTAATTTTGTTTTTGCATGCTTTATTGATTGTCTGGTCTGCTCAATATGCCAGTAAAGAAATGTGGGCTTTTATATCCGGAGGTCTGTTTTATATAATTATTGCCCTGCTCTTTGGCGGACAATGGTTTTATATAAAATTTTATAAAAACAAAATGACGCCTTCAGCAAAACCGGGAGAAGAGTGGTTTGATCAGGTTGACCAAAATGGAAAAGTTTTAGGTAAGGCTCCGCGCAGTCATTTTCATGGCAATCCAAAATTAATTCACCCCGTTGTGCACGTACACGTATTTAATAAACAGGGCCGATTGTTTTTACAAAAACGCATCGAAACAAAAGAGTTATATCCGGGATTTTGGGATACTGCCGTTGGCGGTCATGTTTCTGCCGGTGAAAATATTCATAATGCCATGCTTAGGGAAGCGCAAGAAGAATTAGGTTTAAATGCAGCGAAGGCACAACCCATTTTTAGATATGTGATGCGCAATAATTGGGAAAGTGAACTAATCCACACCTACAAGATTGTGCATAACGGACCGTTTAAATTATGCCCGGTAGAAATAAGTGATGGCCGTTTTTGGACAATGTTTGAAATCCGCAAAAATTTAGGAAAAGGTATTTTTACTCCAAATTTTGAACAGGAATTTGCCATGTTGGAAAAGGCAGGATTGGTTTAA
- a CDS encoding HD domain-containing protein yields the protein MKNSNDMSSGIIESTYALTQAQLQKILKLMQFVGGSTSTKSLIKKMVPALQEIVPCGKAIIWIYSAKKEKLWTLVGKSRFEVSQAKCIAGRTIKAGHHINLSNPEQDASYLEKTDSMPGAKTGHILCFPMKTKANKVVGVLQIMNTVVHPITPTVVNLISEWSRIAAGLFTSTLKNDEIKNAFDSFVDTISHALDTRDYILAGHSRRVTLYAMELAKQMGLTTAEKEILQYAGLLHDIGKIGIPELILLKDKRPTGDEFQLFKRHATLTRELLSKVQFPERLNGIVEIAATHHERVNGTGYPDGLSSEQIPRGGKILAVCDVFDALTSRRPYADRLPIKEVVEILDAETGETFEPFSVYHFKNITLDRVIQIIEYGHTEAIDKKDLKYLSGFALNDLVNLDKFKSDDQQRVETTFMRYYSRIYRG from the coding sequence TTGAAGAACTCGAATGACATGTCATCAGGAATTATTGAATCGACCTATGCTTTAACCCAGGCACAATTGCAGAAAATACTTAAATTGATGCAATTTGTCGGCGGTAGCACATCCACAAAATCATTGATAAAAAAAATGGTGCCCGCGTTACAGGAAATTGTACCATGCGGGAAAGCTATCATCTGGATTTATTCTGCAAAAAAAGAAAAGCTTTGGACACTTGTAGGCAAAAGCCGTTTTGAGGTTTCTCAGGCAAAGTGCATCGCAGGACGCACAATAAAAGCCGGCCACCATATAAATCTATCCAATCCAGAACAGGATGCATCATATCTTGAAAAAACAGATTCCATGCCAGGAGCAAAAACAGGCCACATTCTGTGCTTCCCAATGAAAACAAAAGCAAATAAGGTAGTTGGTGTCCTTCAAATCATGAACACGGTTGTTCATCCGATAACGCCAACAGTTGTCAATTTGATTAGCGAATGGTCCAGGATTGCCGCCGGATTGTTTACATCGACTTTAAAAAATGATGAAATAAAAAATGCCTTTGATTCTTTTGTAGACACCATTTCGCATGCGCTGGACACCCGTGATTATATCCTTGCAGGGCACTCCCGCCGTGTAACACTTTATGCGATGGAACTGGCCAAACAGATGGGGCTTACTACGGCAGAAAAAGAAATTTTACAATATGCCGGCCTGCTGCACGATATCGGCAAAATTGGAATTCCTGAATTAATTTTATTAAAAGATAAACGTCCTACCGGTGATGAATTTCAACTTTTTAAGCGCCATGCCACACTAACCCGGGAGCTGCTATCAAAAGTACAATTTCCGGAACGGCTGAACGGCATTGTGGAAATTGCAGCCACCCATCATGAGCGTGTAAACGGAACGGGTTACCCGGATGGATTAAGCAGTGAACAAATACCGCGTGGTGGAAAAATTCTTGCTGTGTGTGATGTGTTTGATGCACTAACTTCACGCAGGCCTTATGCCGATCGTTTGCCCATAAAAGAAGTAGTGGAAATTTTGGATGCTGAAACCGGAGAAACGTTTGAGCCATTCTCTGTTTATCATTTCAAAAATATTACACTTGATAGGGTTATCCAGATTATTGAATACGGCCATACAGAGGCAATTGATAAAAAGGATTTGAAATACCTGAGCGGTTTCGCATTAAATGATTTGGTAAACCTGGACAAGTTTAAAAGCGATGATCAACAACGGGTTGAAACCACTTTTATGCGCTATTATTCACGTATTTACAGGGGATAG